From Syngnathus scovelli strain Florida chromosome 14, RoL_Ssco_1.2, whole genome shotgun sequence, one genomic window encodes:
- the hectd1 gene encoding E3 ubiquitin-protein ligase HECTD1 isoform X1 gives MADVDPDTLLEWLQMGQGDERDMQLIALEQLCMLLLMSDNVDRCFETCPPRTFLPALCKIFLDESAPDNVLEVTARAITYYLDVSAECTRRIVGVDGAIKSLCNRLVVVELNNRTSRDLAEQCVKVLELICTRESGAVFEAGGLNCVLSFIRDSGHLVHKDTLHSAMAVVSRLCGKMEPQDASLETCVESLSSLLKHEDHQVSDGALRCFASLADRFTRRGVDPAPLAKHGLTEELLSRMAAAGGGAAPGPSSACKPGRPSAGAAPSTPDSKLSNQVSTIVSLLSTLCRGSPLVTHDLLRSALLNSIECALGGDERCVLDTMRLVDLLLVLLFEGRKALPKSAVGSSSRIPCLRRLDSSGERSHRQLIDCIRSKDTDALIDAIDTGAFEVNFMDDVGQTLLNWASAFGTQEMVEFLCERGADVNRGQRSSSLHYAACFGRPQVAKTLLRHGANPDLRDEDGKTPLDKARERGHSEVVAILQSPGDWMCPVNKSDDKKKKDFSKEEDEGGEPKGDPEMAPVYLKRLLPVFAQTFQQTMLPSIRKASLALIRKMVHYSSELLLKEVCDGEAGHNLPTVLVEISATVLDQEDDDDGHLLALQIIRDLVDKGGDVFLDQLARLGVINKVSTLAGPTSDDENEDEVKAEKEEEAQEDAREILQGKPYHWRDWSIIRGRDCLYIWSDAAALELSNGSNGWFRFILDGKLATMYSSGSPEGGSDSSESRSEFLEKLQRARSQVKPVTSSQPVLSGLGPTKLTVGNWSLMCLKDGEIAIHNSDGQQATILKEDLPGFVFESNRGTKHSFTAETSLGSEFVTGWTGKRGRKLKSKLEKTKQKVKSMARELYDDHFKAVESMPRGVVVTLRNISTQLESSWELHTNRQCVEGENTWRDLMKTALENLIVVLKDENTISPYEMCSSGLVQALFIVLNSVDVDPKPDRKPLMERINVFKAAFSENEDDESRPAVALIRKLIAVLESIERLPLHLYDTPGSAYNLQSLTRRLRFRLERAPGETALIDRTGRMLKMEPLATVESLEQYLLKMVAKQWYDFERSSFVFVRKLREGQSFAFRHQHDFDENGVIYWVGTNAKTAYEWVNPAAYGLVVVTSSEGRNLPYGRLEDILSRDGSALNCHTNDDKNAWFAVDLGLWLIPSAYTLRHARGYGRSALRSWVFQVSKDGQNWSTLYTHVDDCSLNEPGSTATWPLDPSKDDKQGWRHIRIKQMGKNASAQTHYLSLSGLELYGTVTAVCEDQLGKAVKEAEANLRRQRRLFRSQVMKYIVPGARVVRGIDWKWRDQDGNPAGEGTVTGEAHNGWIDVTWDAGGSNSYRMGAEGKFDLKLAPGYDPESAASAPSPKPVSSAVSGPAFGALGPSLTPAAGGGNSASTPSSWSSLVKNNCPDKGGASALSGAGSSSRKGSNSSVCSVASSSDISLSSSLGGRPDKRTDGPFPGCGEGSGAIGGAGSEGRRQEAVVVLPSAAEGADGTKDPSDPAAAISMGLVSVSSPDVSSVSESPSKDAPPQRPLCSAANARLSVSSLLAAGAPMSSSASVPNLSSREASLMESFVRRAPNMSRTNATNNMNLSRSSSDNNTNTLGRNVMSAATSPLMGAQSFPNLTTTGTTSTVTMSTSIVTSSNNVATATTGLSVGQMLSNTLTASLTSTSSESDTGQEAEFSLYDFLDSCRANTLLAELEDEEDLPEPDDDDDENEDDNQEDQEYEEVLEEEEYETKGGRRRTWDDDFVLKRQFSALVPAFDPRPGRTNVQQTTDLEIPPPGTPCSEVQEEVECPPSPHLALTLKVAGLGATREVELLLSDYKSTIFFYVQRLLQLSCNGAVKTDKLRRIWEPTYTIMYRELKDADKEKESDKTDLCEHSVGRSGGPSPGTSPSERGGDILARGGEVAQAKAGSAHSACSVEDVLQLLRILYIIGGDGTSNARTLQEDADELQFNASPEEFTSKKITTKILQQIEEPLALASGALPDWCERLTSKCPFLIPFETRQLFFTCTAFGASRAIVWLQNRREATMERSRASTAVRRDDPGDFRVGRLKHERVKVPRGDTMMEWAEAVMQIHADRKSVLEVEFQGEEGTGLGPTLEFYALVAAEFQTTSLGIWLCDDDFPDDESRQVDLGGGLKPPGYYVQRSCGLFPAPFPQDSEELERISKLFRFLGVFLAKCIQDNRLVDLPISQPFFKLLCMGDIKSNMSKLLYSSQGTADLERSPPSDVHSEASTEERRETFLVGSFDDDSKSEFIMDPPKPKPPAWYHGILTWDDFQLVNPHRASFLKEVKDLAVKRRQILTCKILSEDEKNTRLQDLTLRNPLGSGPSLGIEDLGLNFQFCPSSKVHGFSAVDLKPNGDDEMVTVENAEDYVELMFDFCMHMGIQKQMEAFREGFNCVFRMEKLSSFSHKEVQMILCGNQSPSWTSDDIINYTEPKLGYTRDSAGFLRFVRVLCGMSSDERKAFLQFTTGCSTLPPGGLANLHPRLTIVRKVDATDSSYPSVNTCVHYLKLPEYSSEDIMRERLLAATMEKGFHLN, from the exons ATGGCAGACGTGGACCCCGACACCCTGCTGGAGTGGCTCCAGATGGGTCAGGGCGATGAGCGCGACATGCAGCTTATTGCGCTCGAGCAGCTCTGCATGCTGCTGCTCATGTCTGACAATGTGGACCGATGCTTCGAAAC GTGCCCCCCACGGACCTTCCTACCGGCGCTGTGCAAGATCTTCCTGGACGAGAGTGCCCCCGACAACGTTCTGGAGGTGACGGCCCGGGCCATCACATACTACCTGGATGTGTCTGCTGAGTGCACGCGCAGGATCGTTGGTGTGGACGGCGCCATTAAATCCTTGTGCAACCGCCTGGTGGTGGTGGAGCTCAACAACAGGACCAGCAGGGATCTGGCCGAGCAGTGCGTCAAG GTCCTGGAGTTGATTTGCACCAGGGAATCTGGTGCCGTGTTTGAGGCGGGCGGCCTGAACTGTGTGCTGAGCTTCATTCGCGACAGCGGCCACCTGGTGCACAAAGACACGCTGCACTCAGCCATGGCGGTGGTGTCGCGCCTCTGTGGCAAGATGGAGCCCCAGGACGCTTCCCTGGAGACCTGCGTGGAGTCTCTGTCCAGCCTCCTCAAGCACGAAGACCACCAG GTGTCGGACGGCGCCCTGCGCTGTTTTGCCTCACtggccgaccgcttcacacgtcGTGGCGTGGATCCGGCCCCACTGGCCAAGCACGGTCTGACGGAGGAGCTCCTGTCGCGCATGGCAGCAGCGGGTGGTGGCGCCGCGCCGGGCCCCTCCTCCGCCTGCAAGCCTGGCCGCCCATCGGCTGGCGCCGCCCCCTCCACCCCCGACTCCAAGCTCAGCAACCAGGTGTCCACCATCGTCAGCCTGCTGTCCACGCTGTGCCGAGGCTCGCCGCTCGTCACGCAC GACCTGCTACGCTCCGCGCTGCTCAACTCCATTGAGTGCGCACTGGGCGGGGATGAGCGTTGCGTGCTGGACACCATGCGCCTGGTGGACCTGCTGCTAGTGCTCCTGTTTGAGGGCCGCAAGGCGCTTCCCAAGTCCGCGGTGGGGTCCTCCAGCCGCATCCCCTGCCTGCGGCGCCTGGACAGCTCGGGAGAACGATCCCACCGGCAGCTCATCGACTGTATTCGCAGCAAAGACACGGACGCGCTCATTGACGCCATCGACACGGGAG CCTTCGAGGTGAACTTCATGGACGACGTGGGTCAGACCCTCCTCAACTGGGCGTCTGCCTTCGGCACGCAGGAAATG GTGGAGTTCCTGTGTGAGCGTGGTGCAGATGTCAACCGAGGACAGAGGTCGTCTTCGCTGCACTACGCTGCCTGTTTTGGGCGGCCGCAAGTGGCTAAG ACTCTGCTTCGTCACGGCGCCAATCCTGACCTGAGGGATGAGGATGGAAAGACCCCCCTGGATAAGGCCAGGGAGCGAGGCCACAGCGAGGTCGTGGCCATACTGCAGTCTCCGG GTGACTGGATGTGTCCGGTAAACAAGAGTGAcgacaagaagaagaaagactTCAGCAAGGAGGAGGACGAAGGAGGCGAGCCGAAAGGAGACCCCGAAATGGCGCCAGTATACCTGAAGAGACTGTTGCCTGTTTTTGCACAAACCTTCCAGCAGACCATGCTGCCTTCCATCAG GAAAGCCAGCCTGGCCCTGATCCGAAAGATGGTCCACTACAGCAGCGAGTTGCTGCTGAAGGAAGTCTGCGACGGCGAGGCGGGCCACAACCTGCCCACTGTTCTGGTGGAGATCAGCGCCACCGTGCTGGACCAGGAG GATGACGACGATGGACACCTGCTGGCGCTGCAGATCATCCGAGACCTGGTGGACAAAGGGGGAGATGTTTTTCTGGACCAGCTGGCCCGACTGGGCGTCATCAACAAGGTGTCCACTCTGGCCGGACCCACGTCAGACGACGAGAACGAGGATGAGGTCAAAGCTGAGAAG GAGGAGGAAGCCCAGGAGGATGCCCGGGAGATCCTTCAAGGAAAGCCTTACCACTGGCGGGACTGGTCCATCATCAGGGGCCGGGACTGCCTTTACATCTGGTCGGACGCCGCCGCCCTAGAGCTGTCCAATGGCTCCAATGGCTGGTTCCGCTTCATCCTTGACGGCAAGCTGGCCACCATGTACTCCAGCGGCAGCCCCGAGGGCGGCTCCGACAGCTCTG agtCTCGCAGCGAGTTCCTGGAGAAGCTTCAGCGTGCCAGGAGTCAAGTGAAGCCCGTCACGTCCAGCCAGCCAGTCCTGTCCGGTCTGGGTCCCACCAAACTGACGGTGGGCAACTGGTCACTGATGTGCCTGAAGGACGGCGAGATCGCCATTCACAACTCGGACGGCCAGCAGGCCACCATCTTGAAGGAGGACCTGCCCGGCTTTGTGTTCGAGTCCAACCGGGGAACCAAACACTCCTTCACCGCCGAGACCTCGCTAG GTTCAGAGTTTGTGACGGGTTGGACGGGCAAACGGGGTCGCAAGCTCAAGTCCAAGCTGGAAAAGACCAAGCAGAAAGTGAAGAGCATGGCGAGGGAGCTGTATGACGACCACTTCAAGGCGGTGGAGAGCATGCCCAGGGGCGTTGTGGTCACCCTCCGAAACATCTCCACGCAGCTGGAGTCCTCCTGGGAGCTGCACACCAACAGACAG TGCGTTGAAGGTGAGAACACGTGGAGGGACCTGATGAAGACGGCCCTGGAGAACCTGATTGTGGTGCTCAAAGACGAGAACACTATTTCACCCTATGAGATGTGCAGCAGCGGCCTGGTGCAGGCCCTCTTCATCGTGCTCAAC AGTGTTGACGTGGACCCGAAACCCGATCGGAAGCCTTTAATGGAGAGGATCAACGTCTTCAAGGCGGCCTTCAGCGAGAACGAAGACGACGAAAG CCGGCCAGCCGTCGCCTTAATCCGTAAGCTGATTGCTGTCCTGGAGTCCATCGAGCGGCTGCCGCTGCACCTGTATGACACTCCCGGCTCTGCCTACAACCTGCAG AGCCTGACCAGACGCCTACGCTTCCGCCTGGAGCGAGCGCCGGGCGAGACGGCCCTGATCGATCGGACAGGCCGCATGCTCAAGATGGAACCGCTGGCCACCGTGGAGTCTCTGGAGCAATACTTGCTCAAGATG GTGGCCAAGCAGTGGTACGACTTTGAGCGCTCCTCCTTCGTCTTCGTCAGGAAGCTGCGGGAAGGCCAGAGCTTTGCCTTCAGGCATCAGCACGACTTTGACGAGAACGGCGTCATCTATTGGGTCGGAACCAACGCTAA GACGGCCTACGAGTGGGTCAACCCCGCCGCCTACGGGCTGGTGGTGGTGACGTCGTCGGAAGGGCGCAACCTGCCTTATGGCCGTCTCGAAGATATCCTCAGTCGGGACGGCTCCGCCCTCAACTGCCACACCAACGACGACAAGAACGCCTGGTTCGCCGTCGACCTCGGCCTCTGGCTCATCCCCTCGGCTTACACCTTGAGACACGCCAG GGGTTATGGGCGCTCGGCGTTGAGGAGCTGGGTCTTCCAGGTGTCCAAAGACGGTCAGAACTGGAGCACGCTATACACCCACGTGGACGACTGCAGCCTCAACGAGCCGGG GTCGACAGCCACTTGGCCTCTGGACCCGTCCAAAGACGATAAGCAGGGCTGGAGGCACATCCGCATTAAGCAGATGGGCAAGAACGCCAGCGCCCAGACGCACTACTTGTCTTTGTCGGGCCTGGAACTCTACGGCACAGTCACTGCCGTTTGCGAGGACCAACTAG GCAAAGCCGTGAAGGAGGCCGAGGCCAACCTGCGGCGCCAGCGCCGCCTCTTCCGCTCTCAAGTGATGAAGTACATCGTGCCGGGCGCGCGGGTGGTGCGCGGCATCGACTGGAAGTGGCGTGACCAAGACGGAAACCCGGCCGGCGAGGGCACCGTCACCGGAGAGGCCCACAATG GCTGGATTGATGTAACCTGGGATGCCGGCGGCTCAAACTCTTACCGTATGGGCGCCGAAGGGAAGTTTGACCTCAAGCTTGCTCCGGGGTACGACCCCGAGTCGGCTGCCTCAGCACCGTCACCCAAACCTGTCTCATCCGCTGTTTCAGGCCCCGCCTTTGGCGCGCTGGGACCCTCCCTGACCCCGGCAGCCGGCGGCGGCAACTCCGCGTCCACGCCGTCCTCGTGGAGCAGTCTGGTGAAAAATAACTGTCCAGACAAGGGCGGGGCCTCAGCGCTAAGCGGAGCCGGCTCTTCCAGCCGCAAGGGCAGCAACAGCTCCGTGTGCAGTGTGGCCTCCTCCTCAGACATCAGCCTGAGCTCCTCCCTTGGAGGGCGGCCGGACAAGCGGACCGATGGGCCTTTCCCGGGCTGCGGGGAGGGCAGTGGCGCCATAGGCGGGGCCGGCTCCGAGGGCCGGCGGCAGGAAGCCGTCGTGGTACTGCCCTCGGCCGCGGAGGGTGCCGACGGCACCAAAGACCCATCCGACCCGGCGGCAGCCATCTCCATGGGCCTGGtcagcgtgagctcgccggacgTAAGCTCTGTCTCAGAGTCCCCAAGCAAGGACGCGCCTCCCCAGAGGCCTTTGTGCTCTGCCGCCAATGCCCGCCTCTCGGTCAGCTCGTTGCTGGCGGCCGGTGCCCCTATGAGCTCCAGCGCCAGCGTGCCCAATCTGTCGTCACGCGAGGCCAGCCTCATGGAGTCGTTTGTGCGCCGTGCGCCCAACATGTCCCGCACCAACGCCACCAACAACATGAACCTGAGCCGCAGCAGCAGCGACAACAACACCAACACGCTGGGCCGCAATGTCATGAGCGCGGCAA CATCTCCCCTCATGGGCGCCCAGAGCTTCCCCAACCTCACCACCACAGGCACCACCTCCACCGTCACCATGTCCACGTCCATCGTCACCAGCAGCAACAATGTCGCCACGGCGACCACTGGTCTGTCGGTGGGACAGATGCTCAGCAACACCTTGACCGCCAGCCTCACCTCCACATCCAGCGAGAGCGACACAGGGCAGGAGGCTGAGTTCTCGCTCTATG ACTTCCTGGACAGCTGCCGCGCAAACACACTACTGGCCGAGCTGGAAGACGAGGAGGACCTGCCAGAGCccgatgacgatgacgacgagaACGAGGACGATAATCAAGAGGATCAGGAGTATGAGGAGGTCCTG gaggaggaggaatacGAGACCAAAGGTGGTCGCAGAAGGACGTGGGACGACGACTTTGTCCTCAAGAGGCAGTTCTCGGCTTTGGTCCCGGCCTTCGACCCTCGGCCCGGAAGGACCAACGTACAGCAGACCACCGACCTGGAGATCCCCCCACCGG GGACTCCTTGCTCAGAGGTGCAGGAGGAGGTGGAGTGCCCTCCGTCCCCACACCTGGCCCTCACTCTCAAG gtGGCGGGTCTGGGCGCAACACGGGAGGTGGAACTTCTTCTGTCCGACTACAAGTCCACCATCTTTTTCTACGTGCAGCGGCTGCTGCAGCTCTCGTGCAACGGCGCCGTCAAGACAGACAAGCTGCGGCGCATTTGGGAGCCAACTTACAC GATCATGTACAGAGAGCTGAAAGACGCAGACAAGGAAAAGGAAAGCGACAAGACG GACTTGTGTGAGCACAGCGTGGGCCGCAGTGGTGGCCCGAGTCCCGGCACCTCGCCAAGCGAGCGCGGCGGCGACATCTTGGCCCGTGGCGGGGAGGTGGCTCAGGCCAAGGCGGGCTCAGCGCACAGCGCCTGCAGCGTGGAAGATGTCCTGCAGCTGCTGCGCATCCTCTACATCATCGGGGGAGACGGCACCTCCAATGCCCGCACGCTGCAAGAAG ACGCGGACGAGCTGCAGTTCAACGCCTCGCCAGAGGAGTTCACCAGCAAGAAAATCACCACCAAGATCCTGCAGCAGATCGAGGAGCCTTTGGCGCTGGCCAGTGGCGCGCTGCCTGACTGGTGCGAGCGCCTCACCTCCAAGTGTCCTTTCCTCATCCCCTTCGAGACCAGACAGCTCTTCTTCACCTGCACTGCCTTTGGAGCCTCCAG GGCCATCGTGTGGCTGCAGAACCGCCGTGAGGCCACCATGGAGCGGTCGCGGGCATCCACTGCCGTCCGCCGGGATGACCCCGGTGACTTTCGGGTGGGCCGTCTCAAGCATGAGCGCGTCAAAGTGCCCCGAGGTGACACCATGATGGAGTGGGCCGAGGCCGTTATGCAAATTCACGCTGACAGGAAGTCCGTGTTAGAG GTGGAGTTTCAAGGAGAGGAGGGCACTGGTCTGGGACCCACTTTGGAGTTTTACGCTTTGGTGGCGGCGGAATTCCAGACCACCTCCTTGGGAATTTGGTTGTGTGACGACGACTTCCCCGACGATGAATCCAGACAG GTGGACCTGGGTGGTGGCCTTAAGCCTCCAGGCTACTACGTGCAGCGTTCCTGTGGCCTCTTCCCTGCGCCGTTCCCACAGGACAGCGAGGAGCTGGAGCGCATCAGCAAGCTCTTTCGCTTCCTGGGCGTCTTCCTGGCCAAGTGCATCCAGGACAACCGGCTGGTGGATCTGCCCATCTCGCAACCCTTCTTCAAGCTGCTCTGCATGGGCGACATCAAATCCAACATGAGCAAGCTGCTCTACTCGTCGCAGGGCACCGCCGACCTGGAGCGCTCGCCGCCGTCCGACGTGCACTCTGAGGCGTCCaccgaggagaggcgggagacCTTCTTGGTGGGGAGCTTCGACGACGACTCCAAGTCAGAGTTCATCATGGACCCGCCCAAGCCCAAACCCCCCGCCTGGTACCACGGCATCCTCACTTGGGACGACTTCCAGCTGGTCAACCCGCACAG GGCCAGCTTTCTGAAGGAGGTCAAGGATTTGGCGGTGAAAAGGCGGCAGATCCTGACCTGTAAAATTCTGTCCGAGGACGAGAAGAACACGCGACTGCAGGATCTGACGCTTCGGAACCCCCTGGGCTCTGGACCCTCGCTCGGCATTGAAGacctcgg GTTGAACTTCCAGTTCTGTCCATCTTCCAAAGTTCACGGCTTCTCGGCTGTGGACCTCAAACCCAACGGAGACGACGAG aTGGTGACCGTGGAGAACGCTGAGGACTACGTGGAGTTAATGTTTGACTTCTGCATGCACATGGGCATACAGAAACAGATGGAGGCCTTCAGAG AGGGTTTCAACTGCGTTTTCCGGATGGAGAAGTTGAGCTCATTCAGCCACAAAGAAGTTCAGATGATCCTGTGTGGCAACCAGTCGCCTTCGTGGActtctgatgacatcatcaactaCACTGAGCCAAAGCTGGGCTACACCAGAGACAG CGCGGGCTTCCTGCGCTTCGTGCGCGTCCTGTGCGGAATGTCGTCGGACGAGAGGAAAGCCTTCCTGCAGTTCACCACTGGCTGCTCCACGCTGCCTCCTGGAGGCCTGGCCAACCTGCACCCACGCCTCACCATCGTCAGAAAG GTGGACGCGACGGACTCGAGCTACCCGTCGGTTAACACGTGCGTTCACTACCTGAAGTTGCCCGAGTACTCATCCGAGGATATCATGAGGGAACGTCTGCTGGCTGCCACCATGGAGAAGGGCTTCCACCTCAACTGA